A single Vulpes lagopus strain Blue_001 chromosome 3, ASM1834538v1, whole genome shotgun sequence DNA region contains:
- the LOC121488245 gene encoding 60S ribosomal protein L37a-like — translation MAKHTKKVGIVGKYRTCYGAFLRKMVKKIEISQHTKYTFSFYGKTKMKGRTVGIWHCGSCMKTMAGGAWTYNTTSAVTVK, via the coding sequence ATGGCCAAACACACCAAGAAGGTAGGAATCGTGGGTAAATACAGGACCTGCTATGGGGCCTTCCTCAGGAAGATGGTGAAGAAGATTGAGATAAGCCAGCACACCAAGTACACCTTCTCCTTCTATGGCAAGACCAAGATGAAAGGGCGAACGGTAGGCATCTGGCACTGTGGCTCCTGCATGAAGACCATGGCCGGTGGCGCCTGGACCTACAACACCACTTCTGCTGTCACGGTAAAGTAG